A section of the Subtercola frigoramans genome encodes:
- the istA gene encoding IS21 family transposase, which yields MITLDDWAEIRRLYASGGHSKRELAKRLGVSRGTIDRALQADRVPRYERALTGSSFDEVAPAVRKLLTDSPRMPSPALAERVGWSGSSSLFRLRVAAIRPEYLPPDPADRIDHQPGVQVQCDLWFPHQAIPLGHDQHGMPPVLVMTSTFSGNIQALMLPSRTTPDLLGGMWQLLQQAGAVPERLVWDNETGIGRRKLTEPAAAFAGTLGTKIVLLPPRDPESKGMVERMNQFFRSRFMPGRSFASPADFNNQLVDWLPVANARYSRSRRGKPAELVGRDRAAMRALSPVPPEVLFRNTVRLPRDYYVRVFTNDYSVSPGMIGRIVDVTADLHQVTVTHDGTVIAVHQREWARQLIVTDPAHVAEAAVLRQAFKQVRGYRPLEAVETRDLASYDDLFGTGQVA from the coding sequence GTGATCACTTTGGATGACTGGGCAGAAATTCGTCGGTTGTATGCGTCGGGCGGGCACTCGAAAAGAGAACTCGCGAAACGGCTTGGCGTTTCGCGAGGGACGATCGATCGGGCGTTGCAGGCTGACCGGGTGCCGCGGTATGAGCGGGCGTTGACGGGGTCGAGTTTCGATGAGGTCGCACCGGCGGTTCGGAAGCTGCTGACCGACTCGCCGCGGATGCCGTCGCCAGCCCTGGCGGAGCGGGTGGGGTGGTCGGGTTCGTCGTCGTTGTTCCGGTTGAGGGTCGCAGCGATCCGGCCTGAATATCTGCCGCCGGATCCCGCTGACCGGATCGATCACCAGCCCGGTGTGCAGGTGCAATGCGATCTGTGGTTCCCGCACCAGGCGATCCCGCTGGGTCATGATCAGCACGGCATGCCGCCGGTGTTGGTGATGACGTCGACGTTCTCGGGGAACATCCAAGCGTTGATGCTGCCCTCCCGGACAACCCCCGACCTCCTCGGCGGGATGTGGCAGCTGTTGCAGCAGGCCGGCGCGGTGCCGGAGCGGTTGGTCTGGGATAACGAGACCGGTATCGGCCGGCGTAAGCTCACCGAGCCCGCTGCCGCGTTCGCTGGCACGTTGGGGACGAAGATCGTGCTGCTGCCACCGCGGGATCCGGAGTCCAAGGGCATGGTCGAGCGGATGAATCAGTTCTTCCGCTCGAGGTTCATGCCTGGCCGCAGCTTCGCATCGCCAGCGGATTTCAACAACCAGCTCGTTGACTGGTTGCCCGTCGCGAATGCCCGCTACTCGCGCTCACGGCGCGGGAAACCCGCCGAGCTTGTCGGCCGTGATCGGGCCGCGATGCGGGCCTTGTCGCCGGTGCCACCGGAGGTGCTGTTCCGGAACACGGTCAGGCTGCCTCGGGATTACTACGTGCGGGTTTTCACGAACGATTACTCGGTCAGTCCGGGCATGATCGGTCGGATCGTTGATGTTACTGCTGACCTGCACCAGGTCACTGTCACCCATGACGGCACTGTCATCGCGGTGCATCAGCGGGAGTGGGCCCGCCAGCTGATCGTCACCGATCCGGCCCATGTTGCCGAGGCGGCAGTGCTGCGGCAGGCGTTCAAACAGGTCCGCGGCTACCGGCCGTTGGAAGCTGTCGAAACCCGCGATCTTGCTTCCTACGACGACCTCTTCGGTACCGGGCAGGTGGCCTGA
- the istB gene encoding IS21-like element helper ATPase IstB has product MSELESQLEYYARALKAPRVGEGFRRLGEQARADGWSHEEYLAAVLSREVSEREASGATLRIKAARFPGFKTLEEFNYDHQPGADRTLIAHLGTSAYLQEAKNVILLGPPGTGKTHIAIGLGIKAAKSGHRVLFDTANGWVTRLQEAHSRGKLAAELTRLRRYSLLVIDEVGYVPFDQDAANLFFQLVSSRYEHASLILTSNLPFGRWGEVFGDPTIASAMIDRVVHHADVLSLKGTSYRLRGHKTITSTTD; this is encoded by the coding sequence ATGTCCGAGCTCGAATCCCAGTTGGAGTACTACGCCCGTGCATTGAAAGCGCCTCGGGTCGGTGAGGGTTTCCGCCGGCTCGGCGAGCAAGCCCGTGCGGACGGGTGGTCACACGAGGAGTACCTCGCCGCCGTGCTGTCGCGCGAGGTTTCCGAGCGGGAAGCATCAGGGGCGACGCTTCGGATCAAGGCTGCCCGGTTTCCCGGTTTCAAGACGTTGGAAGAGTTCAACTACGACCACCAGCCTGGCGCCGACCGCACCCTCATCGCACACTTGGGCACGAGCGCTTACCTTCAGGAAGCGAAGAACGTCATCCTCCTCGGACCCCCGGGTACGGGGAAGACGCACATTGCGATCGGGCTCGGCATCAAAGCTGCGAAGAGCGGCCACCGGGTGCTTTTCGATACTGCGAACGGCTGGGTCACCCGGCTGCAGGAGGCGCACTCCCGCGGCAAGCTCGCCGCCGAACTCACCCGGCTTCGCCGGTACAGCCTGCTCGTCATCGACGAGGTCGGCTACGTCCCGTTCGATCAAGACGCCGCGAATCTGTTCTTCCAACTCGTGTCATCACGGTACGAACACGCGTCACTGATCCTCACCTCGAACCTGCCATTCGGGCGTTGGGGTGAAGTGTTCGGCGACCCGACCATCGCGTCAGCGATGATCGACCGCGTCGTGCACCACGCCGACGTACTCAGCCTCAAAGGCACAAGCTACCGGCTCCGCGGCCACAAAACAATCACAAGTACGACAGACTAA